The Chloroflexi bacterium ADurb.Bin180 sequence CCTGCGCCGCGCCAGGCACTTGCTGACCGCCCAGTGCAACAGAACAGCCGGGAGCGGCAGCAACACCCCGACGAAGGCAAACCACATTGCTTGCACCAGCAGAGAGTAGTGCAGGAACGCCGCAGTCAGGTTCGGAATGTACCAGGTGAAGCGTTCTCCGTTCCAGACAAAACACAAGGCGACTCCGCCGGCGATCAGAACTAGGGTGATCAGTGCCAGCGCCAGCACCTGTTTCGCTACCTGGAAGAGGTCCTTCTCGCGCCGCAGGCCCCAGATGATGAGCAGCGCACCAACGCCGAGCGCCACTGCTGCATTGGCCAAAGTCGGAGCCAGTTGCGCGGCCAGCTCGCCGGGGGCAGTCTGACTAAAGCTGTAGCTTCCACCCGGCCACAGGTAGAGCAGATGGTAGAGCTCTACGCTGACCACAGCGCAGAGCACCAGCCACAGGACACGCAGACTGCGCTTGAGCCAGAAGACGAGTGCCGGAACGCCAAGAACCGCCAGAAGAATCGGCAGACGCGCCTGCCGCTCTGCGTTGAGCCGGGCGGCACGGCCGCGCACGATCTCAAGGTCCGCCTGCTGCACCGACAGACCGGCCAGCTCGGCCGCACTGGTCAGATTGCCCACGAGCAGCGAACTCTGCGCAGTGAGCAGGTCGCCTTGGGCGCTCTTACTGATGGCGCCTCGGCCGATGCTGGCGAGGTAGGTGTTGCCAATTCGCAGCCGCTGAGCGGCCAGAGCGAGCATTTTGGTTGCTGCATCATGGTCAGTCATGCGCAGCATCGTGGTGGAAATCTGGCCCAGGGCCTGGGCAGGAATGGGCGCGCCCAGGATTGCCGAGATCAGGGGCGCCACATCCATCGCACCGGTGGCACGGTACGCTCCGGGCGTCACCCCTCGGCCTACCATCACGAAGGGGGCCAGGCGAGGGGGCACTTCGGCCCCGCCGAAGGTGCCGCGCTCCAGCATGCCGTGGCTGGACAGCACAAGCAAGACGCTTTTGCCCAGATCCATCGT is a genomic window containing:
- a CDS encoding Type I phosphodiesterase / nucleotide pyrophosphatase; translation: MAGFHSGLEMSKTALLVLMIVALLLAAVGANRLADTLVLSMYAYRSPVKGSPPPTREATNPLAAQVVLVVIDGLRYDTSQQMPTLSSLRRSGAAALLVYPPPSTTQTAWTTIVTGSGPETNDAPLVDRPTGLIQPIRLDTIFAAASRDSLTTGVVGLSAWGRLIPPSDLYVHAYVESTADDGDGEVAEKACVFLREFQPNLLLIQFSQLESVGAQFGPTSEQYAAAALRCDGYLSRIASTMDLGKSVLLVLSSHGMLERGTFGGAEVPPRLAPFVMVGRGVTPGAYRATGAMDVAPLISAILGAPIPAQALGQISTTMLRMTDHDAATKMLALAAQRLRIGNTYLASIGRGAISKSAQGDLLTAQSSLLVGNLTSAAELAGLSVQQADLEIVRGRAARLNAERQARLPILLAVLGVPALVFWLKRSLRVLWLVLCAVVSVELYHLLYLWPGGSYSFSQTAPGELAAQLAPTLANAAVALGVGALLIIWGLRREKDLFQVAKQVLALALITLVLIAGGVALCFVWNGERFTWYIPNLTAAFLHYSLLVQAMWFAFVGVLLPLPAVLLHWAVSKCLARRRQPRGRSSSNSLQEA